In one window of Coralliovum pocilloporae DNA:
- a CDS encoding DUF3179 domain-containing protein → MITRRAFATLAATTALLPEVSLAQSIPEASGLYRAQWDLIFGTDQAFNKALEQIHERGNPDMAASIIQALRFSNGSTEAMVETLEAITGTKSGKTWFDWMLWQETHPEVIPHPTYTRFKREIFLRIDPNFSDFLKPDYLARDRMKIRLEEITWGGVYKDGIPSLDNPTLIPATDADYMLDTDLVFGVSINGDTRAYPLRIMGWHEMFNEVIGGVPVALAYCTLCGSGILFETDVKGRQKPFVFGSSGFLYRSNKLMFDRETHSLWNQFTGKPVVGPLVDRNIELKQRPVVITSWAEWRRNNPDTRILSLKTGHRRDYGSGVVYQDYFASNDLMFPTRVDQTRHRQKDYVFGIRTQGAAKAWPLKVFAGGKVINDRINATPLVLIGDEATRTVRAYESQGLVFKIKGDGLISGDGRAWTISEDNLKASDGQNLPRVAGHIAYWFAWNGYLGAESELYES, encoded by the coding sequence ATGATCACCAGACGCGCATTCGCGACACTTGCTGCCACAACGGCTCTGCTGCCGGAGGTATCCCTCGCGCAATCCATCCCCGAAGCCAGTGGTCTTTACCGGGCTCAGTGGGATCTGATTTTCGGAACCGATCAGGCATTCAACAAGGCTCTGGAGCAGATCCACGAGCGCGGCAACCCGGATATGGCCGCCAGCATCATTCAGGCGCTGCGGTTTTCCAATGGCTCCACAGAAGCCATGGTGGAGACCCTGGAAGCGATTACGGGAACAAAGAGCGGCAAGACCTGGTTTGACTGGATGCTCTGGCAGGAGACCCATCCCGAGGTCATACCACATCCCACATACACCCGGTTCAAACGCGAAATCTTCCTGCGGATCGACCCGAATTTCAGCGATTTTCTCAAGCCTGACTATCTCGCACGCGATCGCATGAAAATCCGCCTTGAGGAAATCACCTGGGGCGGTGTCTACAAGGATGGCATACCCTCTCTCGACAACCCGACCCTGATCCCTGCCACCGATGCCGACTACATGCTCGATACCGATCTGGTCTTCGGCGTGTCGATCAATGGTGACACACGTGCCTACCCGCTTCGGATCATGGGCTGGCATGAAATGTTCAACGAGGTGATCGGTGGTGTTCCTGTTGCGCTCGCCTATTGCACATTATGCGGCTCGGGGATCCTGTTCGAGACGGACGTAAAAGGCAGGCAGAAGCCCTTTGTGTTTGGATCATCGGGTTTTCTTTATCGATCAAACAAGCTGATGTTCGACCGGGAAACCCATTCTCTGTGGAACCAGTTCACAGGAAAGCCGGTTGTCGGACCACTCGTCGACCGCAATATTGAGCTCAAGCAGAGGCCGGTGGTCATCACCAGCTGGGCCGAGTGGCGCAGGAACAATCCTGATACCCGTATTCTTTCACTTAAAACCGGGCACAGGCGCGACTACGGGTCCGGCGTTGTCTATCAGGACTATTTCGCCTCAAATGACCTGATGTTCCCGACCCGGGTCGATCAAACCCGTCATCGCCAGAAGGATTATGTTTTCGGCATCCGCACTCAGGGCGCAGCCAAAGCCTGGCCACTGAAGGTTTTTGCAGGCGGCAAGGTCATCAATGACCGGATCAACGCGACGCCGCTTGTTCTCATCGGAGATGAAGCCACCCGCACGGTCCGCGCCTATGAAAGCCAAGGCCTTGTATTCAAAATCAAGGGCGATGGCCTCATCTCCGGCGATGGCCGTGCCTGGACAATATCAGAAGACAACCTCAAGGCCTCTGACGGTCAAAACCTGCCGCGCGTGGCAGGACATATCGCATACTGGTTTGCCTGGAACGGCTATCTTGGTGCGGAATCAGAGCTCTATGAAAGCTGA
- a CDS encoding Rieske 2Fe-2S domain-containing protein: MSHTYRPVLWNKNKYWYDAVLIVGVTLYLLVFLKLAPEFQSVTRPVDVPIQRMRAFGSCAFLMLTVILCIGPLARLDRRFVPLLYNRRHFGVLTCIVALLHLRYVLAWYYSFSPTQDFVALLTSNTSFGQLLGFPFELFGIFALIILIILAVTSHDFWLSFLTPPVWKTLHMGIYFAYASLVAHVAFGYLQDVDNPLFALVFMGGALLVVALHVVAGLKESATDGHRDGEAHQNWVPVCDVDEIANKRGRVVILPNDERAAVFRYDGKLSALSNLCAHQNGPLGEGRILYGCVTCPWHGFQYRPADGRAPAPFTEKLPTYRLKLEGNMIFIDPKANPAGTYVEPVLIPEENAS, encoded by the coding sequence ATGAGTCATACCTACCGCCCGGTTCTCTGGAACAAGAACAAATACTGGTATGATGCGGTCCTTATTGTTGGCGTCACACTCTATCTGCTGGTCTTTCTCAAACTGGCACCGGAGTTTCAGTCCGTCACACGTCCGGTTGATGTTCCAATCCAGCGGATGCGAGCCTTTGGCTCCTGCGCTTTCCTGATGCTGACAGTCATTCTCTGTATCGGCCCGCTGGCGCGGCTCGACAGACGATTTGTGCCATTGCTCTACAACCGCCGTCATTTCGGCGTTCTGACCTGCATCGTGGCACTGCTCCATCTGCGCTATGTGCTGGCCTGGTACTATTCCTTCTCGCCCACACAGGATTTCGTAGCACTTCTGACCAGCAATACGAGCTTTGGCCAGTTGCTTGGTTTTCCGTTTGAACTGTTTGGCATCTTTGCCCTGATCATCCTGATCATTCTGGCTGTGACAAGCCATGACTTCTGGCTCAGCTTTCTGACGCCACCAGTCTGGAAAACCCTGCATATGGGAATTTATTTCGCCTATGCGTCCCTGGTGGCTCATGTGGCATTCGGCTATCTGCAGGATGTGGACAACCCGCTCTTTGCACTGGTCTTCATGGGAGGCGCACTCCTCGTTGTCGCCTTGCATGTGGTCGCAGGCCTGAAGGAAAGCGCGACAGATGGCCATCGGGATGGAGAAGCCCATCAGAACTGGGTGCCGGTCTGTGACGTGGATGAAATCGCCAACAAGCGAGGCCGTGTCGTTATCCTCCCCAATGATGAGCGCGCGGCTGTTTTTCGCTATGACGGCAAGCTTTCCGCCCTTTCCAATCTCTGTGCCCATCAGAATGGCCCTCTGGGTGAAGGGCGTATTCTCTATGGCTGTGTGACCTGTCCATGGCATGGCTTTCAGTATCGGCCAGCCGATGGCAGAGCACCGGCCCCGTTCACAGAAAAGCTGCCAACCTACCGTTTGAAACTGGAAGGCAACATGATCTTCATTGATCCAAAAGCCAATCCCGCGGGCACCTATGTGGAACCGGTTCTGATCCCGGAGGAGAATGCATCATGA
- a CDS encoding patatin-like phospholipase family protein yields the protein MPVEPERLKSVPLLKSLSDQDLAHVASKMTRIHLAASETLFRAGEAGDAIYILAAGSLGIYAEDNPLSRRLVALTKPGETVGEMALITDEPRSATVIGIRDSTLFKLTRQNFERLVTLYPSILIGVSRLLAERLRASFDPQGPRIEPKVTALLPVTSSCAPLDMANRLADILRASGSSVFIATSDDRDQRTGWFAELESQYDHVLLCGDITSNDWLGRCARQADRILVLSRSEDVLFSRFQSALLAQRAEHQLVDLVVLHDSERRRPTGTYRCHKDLCFNRHFHIREHQPQDWQRLARLVSGKAVGLVLGGGGARAYAHIGVYKACLEKGIPIDFVGGTSMGAIIAACIAMGWNLDDIIRRIRATFVKSNPLSDYSLPLLGLVSGAKVERLLKEHFRDIQIADMWLPFYCVSSNLTTASVHIHMSGMVREALRASISLPGILPPVINDTGVLVDGGVMNNLPVDIMQQQNPGAVIAVDVARDLSLTPDALRREQEKPLWRRFLSPPIFSILMRSGTLASEAENQVQLSASDLSITPSLGDIDIRHWRRFDDVVEAGYQSAMATLEQFNVS from the coding sequence TTGCCGGTAGAGCCTGAACGGCTGAAGTCAGTGCCGCTGCTGAAAAGCCTCTCTGACCAGGATCTCGCCCATGTGGCGAGCAAGATGACCCGTATTCACCTGGCCGCTTCTGAAACACTGTTCCGGGCTGGTGAAGCCGGAGACGCGATTTATATCCTTGCGGCAGGATCACTTGGCATCTACGCGGAGGATAATCCTCTATCCCGACGCCTCGTCGCTTTGACGAAACCGGGAGAGACCGTCGGCGAGATGGCTCTCATCACCGATGAGCCACGATCAGCAACCGTGATCGGCATACGGGACTCAACCCTGTTCAAACTGACCCGTCAGAACTTCGAGCGCCTTGTCACCCTATACCCCTCCATTCTGATTGGTGTCAGCCGCCTGCTGGCCGAACGCCTGCGCGCAAGCTTTGACCCTCAGGGCCCAAGGATAGAACCCAAGGTCACCGCTCTTCTGCCGGTAACCTCCTCCTGCGCTCCTCTCGATATGGCAAATCGCCTCGCTGATATCCTGCGCGCCTCTGGTTCGAGTGTTTTCATCGCCACATCGGATGATAGAGACCAGCGCACGGGCTGGTTTGCAGAACTGGAAAGCCAGTATGATCATGTCCTGCTCTGCGGCGATATCACATCCAATGACTGGCTGGGCCGATGCGCCCGGCAGGCTGACCGTATTCTGGTCCTGTCCCGATCGGAAGACGTTCTGTTCTCACGCTTCCAGAGTGCTCTTCTGGCTCAGCGGGCAGAACACCAGCTCGTCGATCTTGTGGTTCTGCACGACAGTGAACGCCGACGCCCCACCGGGACATATCGCTGCCACAAGGATCTCTGCTTCAACCGGCATTTCCACATCAGGGAGCATCAGCCCCAGGACTGGCAGCGTCTCGCGAGACTGGTCTCAGGCAAAGCTGTAGGCTTGGTGCTTGGCGGCGGTGGAGCCCGCGCATACGCACATATCGGTGTTTACAAAGCCTGCCTTGAAAAAGGTATTCCCATTGATTTTGTCGGTGGCACATCCATGGGGGCCATTATTGCCGCCTGCATTGCCATGGGTTGGAATCTTGACGACATCATCCGCCGCATCAGGGCGACATTTGTGAAGAGCAATCCGCTGTCAGATTACTCACTTCCCCTGCTCGGACTTGTCAGTGGTGCCAAAGTGGAACGCCTTTTAAAGGAGCACTTCCGAGACATTCAGATAGCCGATATGTGGCTGCCCTTTTATTGCGTGTCATCAAATCTGACCACAGCCTCGGTGCACATTCACATGTCGGGCATGGTGAGAGAGGCCCTGCGCGCTTCCATTTCCCTGCCCGGCATCCTTCCGCCCGTCATCAACGATACAGGCGTCCTTGTGGACGGCGGCGTTATGAACAACCTGCCGGTAGACATCATGCAGCAGCAGAACCCCGGTGCGGTGATAGCGGTTGATGTCGCCCGGGATCTGTCCCTGACCCCGGACGCCCTGCGCCGGGAGCAGGAGAAACCCTTGTGGAGACGTTTTCTGTCCCCTCCTATTTTTAGCATCCTGATGCGTTCAGGTACGCTTGCAAGTGAGGCAGAAAACCAGGTGCAGCTTTCGGCCAGTGACTTGTCTATTACCCCGTCTCTCGGAGACATAGACATCCGCCACTGGCGCCGCTTTGATGATGTTGTTGAAGCAGGTTATCAGAGCGCCATGGCAACTCTTGAGCAGTTCAACGTGAGCTGA
- the hutU gene encoding urocanate hydratase, with the protein MSDPRKNTRDVFPPTGPELNAKSWLTEAPLRMLMNNLHPDVAENPHELVVYGGIGRAARTWKDFDLIVDSLKDLEEDETLVVQSGKPVAIVTTHKDAPRVLIANSNLVPHWANWDHFNKLDKKGLAMYGQMTAGSWIYIGSQGIVQGTYETFMEAGRQHYGGDLKGRWILTGGLGGMGGAQPLAGVMAGACCLAVECDEKSVDFRLRTRYVDEKTHSLDEALEMIDRWTSAGEAKSVALIGNAADIFPEIHKRGIRPDIVTDQTSAHDPVNGYLPQGWTVAEWRAKAETAPKDVEKAARASMKVQVEAMVAFHNDGVPTVDYGNNIRQMALEEGLDDAFAFPGFVPAYIRPLFCRGIGPFRWAALSGDPEDIYKTDQKVKELLPDNTHLHNWLDMARDRIAFQGLPARICWVGLGDRHRLGLAFNEMVRTGELSAPVVIGRDHLDSGSVASPNRETEAMMDGSDAVSDWPLLNALVNTASGATWVSLHHGGGVGMGFSQHAGVVICADGTDDAAKRLERVLWNDPASGVWRHADAGYESAKDCAREHGLRLPGILGN; encoded by the coding sequence ATGAGTGATCCTCGCAAAAACACCCGTGATGTCTTTCCGCCGACCGGTCCTGAACTGAACGCGAAGAGCTGGTTGACCGAGGCGCCGCTGCGCATGCTGATGAACAACCTGCATCCGGACGTGGCCGAGAACCCGCATGAGCTGGTCGTCTATGGCGGGATTGGTCGCGCTGCCCGGACCTGGAAGGACTTTGACCTGATTGTCGACAGTCTGAAGGATCTGGAAGAGGATGAGACGCTGGTTGTTCAGTCCGGCAAACCGGTGGCAATCGTCACGACCCACAAGGATGCACCACGGGTGCTGATTGCCAACTCGAATCTCGTGCCGCATTGGGCGAACTGGGATCATTTCAACAAGCTGGATAAGAAGGGCCTGGCCATGTATGGCCAGATGACGGCCGGGTCGTGGATCTATATCGGGTCACAGGGCATTGTTCAGGGCACCTATGAGACATTCATGGAAGCGGGACGTCAACATTATGGTGGTGATCTGAAAGGGCGCTGGATCCTGACCGGTGGACTGGGTGGTATGGGCGGCGCACAGCCTCTGGCCGGCGTGATGGCTGGCGCCTGCTGTCTGGCTGTTGAATGCGATGAGAAATCGGTCGATTTCCGACTGCGCACTCGCTATGTGGATGAGAAAACCCATAGCCTGGATGAAGCGCTTGAGATGATTGATCGCTGGACCAGTGCAGGTGAGGCCAAGTCGGTGGCATTGATTGGAAATGCTGCCGATATCTTCCCGGAGATCCACAAGCGGGGTATTCGACCGGACATCGTTACCGATCAGACGTCGGCTCATGATCCGGTCAATGGCTATCTGCCGCAGGGCTGGACTGTCGCTGAATGGCGAGCCAAAGCTGAAACTGCCCCCAAGGACGTCGAAAAGGCTGCCCGCGCTTCAATGAAGGTGCAGGTTGAGGCCATGGTGGCTTTCCACAATGATGGAGTGCCAACGGTCGACTATGGCAACAACATTCGCCAGATGGCGCTGGAGGAAGGCCTGGATGATGCCTTTGCTTTCCCCGGGTTTGTACCAGCCTATATTCGTCCGCTGTTCTGTCGCGGGATTGGACCGTTCCGCTGGGCAGCCCTTTCCGGTGATCCGGAGGACATCTACAAGACCGATCAGAAGGTCAAGGAGCTGTTGCCGGATAACACGCATCTGCATAACTGGCTGGATATGGCACGCGACCGCATTGCCTTCCAGGGTCTGCCAGCCCGTATCTGCTGGGTTGGTCTTGGAGACCGCCACCGTCTGGGCCTTGCCTTCAACGAGATGGTCAGGACCGGTGAACTGAGCGCACCGGTGGTTATCGGACGTGACCATCTTGATTCTGGTTCCGTGGCTTCGCCCAACCGTGAAACTGAAGCGATGATGGACGGCTCGGATGCTGTCTCTGACTGGCCACTTCTGAACGCTTTGGTCAACACCGCATCAGGCGCGACCTGGGTGTCATTGCACCACGGTGGCGGCGTGGGTATGGGGTTCAGTCAGCATGCTGGTGTCGTGATCTGTGCGGATGGTACGGATGACGCGGCCAAACGCCTGGAACGTGTTCTGTGGAACGATCCCGCATCGGGGGTCTGGCGTCATGCTGATGCAGGTTATGAATCTGCCAAGGATTGCGCCCGCGAACATGGTCTGCGTCTGCCTGGTATTCTGGGCAACTGA
- the hutG gene encoding N-formylglutamate deformylase produces MQVFDVISGDGPIVLGQPHGGTYVPEAIAGRLNQNGSGLADTDWHITRLYEDLLPGATVVKSNVHRYVIDANRDPEGVSLYPGQNTTTLVPLTDFDGQAIWADGQEPSDDEVETRHLTYHAPYHDALQAELERVRARHGVAILFDCHSIRSHIPFLFEGELPVFNTGTNSGETCAPEIEAAVDAVARASGMGAVLNGRFKGGWTTRHYGRPDTGIHAVQMELAQRAYMHEAPPWGWDNARAMTVRQHLKQMLEDLNNLALSGSISSEGSDQ; encoded by the coding sequence ATGCAGGTCTTTGATGTCATATCCGGTGACGGGCCAATCGTCCTGGGACAGCCACATGGCGGCACGTATGTGCCTGAGGCCATCGCCGGGCGGCTTAATCAGAACGGGAGCGGACTGGCCGATACGGACTGGCATATAACCCGTCTTTATGAGGACCTGCTGCCAGGTGCCACAGTAGTGAAATCCAATGTGCATCGCTATGTGATTGATGCCAACCGTGATCCTGAAGGCGTGTCGCTTTACCCCGGCCAGAATACAACGACACTGGTGCCACTGACTGATTTTGACGGGCAGGCGATCTGGGCTGACGGGCAGGAGCCTTCTGATGATGAGGTGGAAACACGACACCTCACCTATCACGCGCCCTATCACGATGCCCTGCAGGCCGAACTGGAACGCGTCCGGGCCAGGCACGGGGTAGCAATCCTGTTCGATTGCCATTCGATTCGCTCCCATATCCCGTTTCTCTTCGAAGGTGAATTGCCGGTCTTCAATACCGGTACCAATTCAGGTGAGACATGTGCGCCCGAGATTGAGGCGGCAGTTGATGCTGTGGCCCGGGCCTCCGGCATGGGGGCGGTTCTGAACGGACGTTTCAAGGGCGGCTGGACCACACGACATTATGGTCGGCCAGATACTGGCATTCATGCCGTTCAGATGGAACTTGCGCAGCGCGCCTATATGCATGAGGCCCCGCCATGGGGCTGGGATAATGCCCGCGCTATGACTGTTCGGCAGCATCTGAAACAGATGCTTGAAGACCTCAATAATCTCGCCCTTTCGGGCTCCATTTCTTCTGAAGGAAGCGACCAATGA
- the hutH gene encoding histidine ammonia-lyase, translated as MTVLTLKPGQVTLSQLETVYRDEAPISLDPCCRSAVEEAASRIAAAAAGDAPVYGVNTGFGKLASLKIEAEDTATLQRNLILSHCCGVGEAMPRQLVRLMMSLKLLSFGRGASGVRWALIELLQDMLERGVTPVVPAQGSVGASGDLAPLSHMTAVVIGEGEAEYDGKILPGSEALLKAGLAPIELGPKEGLAFINGTQFSTAYALAGLFDGWRAARNALVTSAMSTDAIMGSTAPLQPEIHLLRGHHGQIDAANAMRSILSGSEIRESHRDNDTRVQDPYCIRCQPQVTGAAMDVLRQAAQTLLVEANAATDNPLVLTETGMIVSGGNFHAEPVGFAADMMALALSEIGAISQRRIALMVDPALSFDLPPFLTPEPGLNSGLMIAEVTTAALMSENKHLANPCVTDSTPTSANQEDHVSMAAHGARRLSRMIENLNHILGVELLCAARGVEFRAPLQTSPLLQRTIARLREDVSSLQEDRYMAPDLKTAKELVASGTLLDALNMDLPELM; from the coding sequence GTGACTGTTCTCACTCTGAAGCCCGGGCAGGTTACTCTGTCACAGCTTGAAACCGTCTATCGGGATGAAGCGCCCATCAGTCTGGATCCGTGCTGCCGTTCGGCTGTTGAGGAAGCAGCGAGCCGTATCGCCGCCGCAGCCGCCGGAGATGCGCCCGTCTATGGCGTAAATACCGGTTTTGGGAAGCTGGCAAGCCTCAAGATCGAGGCTGAAGATACAGCAACCCTGCAACGGAATCTGATTTTGAGCCATTGCTGTGGTGTCGGCGAAGCCATGCCGCGTCAGCTGGTCCGGCTGATGATGTCCCTGAAGCTTCTGAGTTTCGGTCGGGGGGCTTCGGGTGTGCGATGGGCACTCATTGAGCTTCTGCAAGATATGCTGGAACGCGGTGTGACGCCTGTTGTGCCCGCTCAGGGGTCTGTCGGTGCATCCGGTGATCTGGCACCGCTGTCACATATGACTGCTGTTGTCATTGGCGAAGGGGAAGCGGAATACGACGGGAAAATCCTGCCTGGAAGCGAGGCCTTGCTCAAGGCCGGGTTGGCTCCCATAGAGCTGGGACCCAAAGAAGGCCTTGCCTTTATCAATGGTACGCAGTTTTCGACGGCCTATGCTCTTGCTGGCCTGTTTGACGGGTGGCGCGCGGCCCGCAATGCGTTAGTGACCTCTGCGATGTCCACGGATGCCATTATGGGGTCAACGGCCCCGCTGCAGCCGGAAATTCATCTGTTGCGCGGACATCATGGCCAGATTGATGCGGCCAATGCAATGCGTTCAATCCTGTCGGGTTCCGAAATCCGTGAGAGCCATCGGGACAATGATACCCGGGTGCAGGATCCCTATTGTATCCGCTGCCAGCCACAGGTTACCGGCGCGGCCATGGATGTCTTGCGACAGGCGGCGCAGACACTCCTGGTCGAAGCGAATGCTGCCACCGACAACCCGCTCGTTCTGACTGAAACGGGTATGATCGTGTCCGGTGGTAACTTCCATGCGGAGCCTGTTGGTTTTGCAGCCGATATGATGGCCCTGGCGCTGTCTGAAATCGGCGCCATCAGCCAGCGTCGCATTGCTCTGATGGTAGACCCGGCGCTGAGTTTTGATCTGCCGCCCTTCCTGACACCTGAGCCAGGCCTCAATTCAGGCCTGATGATCGCGGAAGTCACCACGGCAGCACTGATGAGCGAGAACAAGCATCTGGCTAATCCCTGTGTCACCGACAGCACGCCGACCTCCGCTAACCAGGAAGATCATGTTTCGATGGCTGCTCATGGTGCGCGCCGTCTGAGCCGCATGATTGAGAATCTGAACCACATTCTTGGTGTGGAGCTTTTGTGTGCAGCCCGTGGTGTGGAATTCCGGGCACCGTTGCAGACCAGCCCATTGCTGCAAAGAACCATTGCACGCCTGCGCGAGGATGTCTCAAGCCTGCAGGAGGACCGTTATATGGCCCCGGACCTGAAAACAGCCAAGGAGCTCGTTGCGTCCGGAACCTTGCTGGATGCTCTGAACATGGACCTGCCGGAGCTGATGTGA
- the hutI gene encoding imidazolonepropionase, which produces MTGKTVLRNARIATQANDQTPYGMINDGILVLADDQIDWVGAAADAPDEYLSLDAVDLEGRLVTPGLIDCHTHVIFGGDRAQEFEMRLNGAGYEEIARAGGGINSTVRATRAASLEQLIEGALPRVDALIAEGLTTIEIKSGYGLNHETELNMLRAAREIGKCRPITVRTTYLGAHATPPDYKDQDDAYIDEVVIPALEAAHAEGLVDAVDGFCEGIAFQPRQIARVFDVATALGLPVKLHAEQLSNLGGARMAASYGAMSADHIEYLDEDGVTAMARAGTAAVILPGAFYTLRETQQPPIDLLRRYKVPMALATDCNPGSSPLTSLLLTMNMACTLFRMTPEEALAGVTRNAALALALNDRGVIAPGQRADLAIWDVEHPAELSYRIGFNPLHHRIFGGQV; this is translated from the coding sequence ATGACAGGGAAAACCGTTCTTCGTAACGCTAGGATCGCCACACAGGCCAATGATCAGACGCCTTATGGAATGATCAATGATGGTATCCTTGTGCTGGCTGATGACCAGATTGACTGGGTTGGAGCCGCTGCAGACGCCCCGGACGAGTATTTGTCTCTTGATGCTGTTGATCTGGAGGGGCGTCTTGTGACGCCGGGGCTGATTGACTGCCACACGCACGTTATCTTTGGTGGTGACCGCGCGCAGGAATTTGAAATGCGCCTGAACGGGGCCGGATATGAGGAAATCGCTCGCGCCGGAGGGGGCATCAATTCAACGGTCCGTGCGACACGGGCCGCCAGCCTTGAACAGTTAATCGAAGGAGCCTTGCCGCGCGTTGATGCGTTGATTGCGGAAGGGTTGACCACCATTGAGATCAAGTCAGGTTACGGGCTGAACCACGAAACTGAACTGAACATGCTGCGGGCAGCCCGAGAGATTGGCAAATGCCGCCCGATCACGGTGCGCACGACGTATCTTGGCGCTCATGCAACCCCGCCGGACTATAAGGATCAAGATGACGCCTATATTGACGAGGTGGTTATTCCGGCACTCGAAGCAGCCCATGCAGAAGGTCTGGTTGATGCCGTTGACGGGTTCTGTGAGGGAATTGCCTTTCAGCCTCGACAGATTGCCCGCGTCTTTGATGTAGCGACGGCTCTTGGTCTGCCTGTGAAGCTGCATGCAGAACAGCTTTCCAATCTGGGCGGTGCCAGAATGGCAGCATCCTACGGGGCAATGTCTGCAGATCATATCGAATATCTTGATGAAGATGGCGTGACTGCCATGGCGCGGGCTGGAACCGCGGCTGTGATCCTGCCAGGTGCGTTCTATACCTTGCGTGAAACACAACAGCCGCCAATCGATCTGTTGCGTCGATATAAGGTCCCGATGGCGCTGGCAACAGACTGTAATCCTGGCTCATCACCGCTGACATCCCTGCTTTTGACGATGAATATGGCCTGTACCCTGTTCCGGATGACGCCGGAAGAGGCTCTCGCGGGTGTGACGCGTAACGCCGCGCTGGCCCTGGCTCTGAATGACCGGGGTGTGATTGCGCCAGGCCAGAGAGCTGATCTCGCCATCTGGGATGTGGAACACCCTGCTGAACTTTCCTATCGTATCGGGTTTAACCCGCTGCATCATCGTATCTTCGGAGGTCAAGTGTGA
- a CDS encoding formimidoylglutamate deiminase: protein MKIHARHVLSGQNWLKDCRITLVEGRIANIEEGMPVAAADYSVDVLLPSLGNLHSHTFQRAMAGMTEFRAAGKESFWTWRELMYRFLDHLTPEQFEAIAAMVFMEMQEAGYASVGEFHYVHHQPGGSPYTRLSELSERIFAAASQTGIGLTHLPVLYTYGGVNQEPLAGGQLRFANDVDRFLSLTEACRDNLSSLPADAQVGIAPHSLRATSPADLTHVLKETPQGPIHIHISEQLREVADVEARLGQRPVAWLLDNVDVDTRWCLIHATHMTEAETISMAKSGAVAGLCPITEANLGDGPFSGPTYLEGGGRFGLGSDSNIRISLTEELRTLEYSQRLRDLNRNVLVVGEGSVGKALYTGAALGGAQALGRDAGIVEIGKLADLVAIDRSHPALCTLQDDQLLDGLCFVAPDTIVTDTWSAGRHVVQDGRHRERDSIIARYRAALSDLLEAV from the coding sequence ATGAAGATTCACGCTCGTCACGTTCTTTCCGGGCAGAACTGGTTGAAGGACTGCCGCATCACGTTGGTTGAAGGTCGGATAGCCAACATTGAGGAAGGCATGCCCGTCGCCGCTGCTGATTACTCCGTTGATGTCCTGCTTCCGTCCCTTGGAAACCTGCACAGTCATACGTTCCAGAGAGCAATGGCTGGCATGACGGAATTCCGGGCCGCCGGTAAAGAGAGCTTCTGGACCTGGCGTGAACTGATGTATCGGTTCCTCGATCACCTGACACCGGAGCAGTTTGAAGCAATTGCCGCGATGGTGTTCATGGAGATGCAGGAAGCCGGATATGCCTCGGTCGGTGAGTTTCATTATGTCCACCATCAACCTGGTGGCAGCCCCTATACCAGACTGTCCGAGCTAAGCGAACGTATCTTCGCCGCGGCCAGCCAGACCGGCATTGGCCTGACACACCTGCCTGTTCTCTACACGTATGGCGGGGTGAATCAGGAGCCTCTGGCGGGTGGTCAGCTGCGTTTTGCCAATGATGTGGACCGCTTCCTGTCCCTGACTGAAGCCTGCAGAGACAATCTCTCCAGCCTGCCTGCAGATGCACAGGTCGGAATCGCCCCTCATTCGTTGCGCGCCACATCACCTGCCGATCTGACACATGTGCTGAAAGAAACACCTCAGGGACCGATCCATATTCACATCTCGGAGCAACTCAGGGAAGTGGCAGATGTGGAAGCCAGACTGGGTCAGCGTCCGGTTGCCTGGCTGCTGGACAATGTGGACGTCGACACCCGCTGGTGCCTGATTCACGCAACCCATATGACTGAGGCTGAAACCATCTCAATGGCTAAAAGCGGTGCGGTTGCCGGCCTTTGCCCGATAACCGAAGCCAATCTCGGCGATGGTCCATTCAGCGGCCCCACTTATCTGGAGGGCGGTGGCCGATTCGGGCTGGGATCGGATTCAAACATCCGGATTTCACTGACCGAAGAATTGCGCACCCTGGAATATTCCCAACGTCTGCGTGACCTGAATCGCAATGTGCTTGTTGTGGGAGAAGGGTCTGTCGGAAAAGCTCTCTACACCGGCGCAGCGCTCGGCGGCGCTCAGGCGCTTGGTCGTGACGCGGGTATAGTCGAGATTGGCAAACTCGCGGACTTGGTTGCGATCGATCGAAGCCATCCTGCACTGTGCACTCTTCAGGATGACCAGCTTCTGGATGGCCTCTGTTTTGTCGCCCCCGACACCATTGTCACGGATACCTGGTCTGCAGGCCGTCATGTTGTTCAAGACGGCCGTCACCGCGAACGAGACTCAATCATAGCCCGCTACAGGGCAGCCCTTTCCGATTTGCTGGAGGCAGTATAG